In the genome of Dyadobacter fermentans DSM 18053, the window CGAATGCCGATAAACCAGCGGAAAGTAATAGGATGGATAAGATCAGTCTTTTCATCATCAATGCTTTTTGTGAATACCATGAATGCAAGGGAAAGAGCCTGTGAAGCCATTTTTAATGTTGATTTGCCGGATATGTGTCATTTTAAATCGATCCGTGCTTTCCAAGATCTTGTAAACCGCAGCCAGAATTGTGTAACGGCCGGGGCAGAATTGGATTTTATTTTTGTATACCAATCCTGAAAGACCATGGAAGCGACAACAGATATAAAAAAAATAACCCTGCCGGTAACAGGCATGTCCTGCGCGGCGTGTGCGGTGAGCGTAGAGTCGATGCTGGGCCATACGAAGGGCGTCTCCGATGCGGCGGTGAACTATGCCAACCAGTCGGTGGCCGTTTCGTACGACCCCGACCTGATCGACCTCCCCGAAATGGACCGCGTGCTGCAAAGCATCGGCTACGGGCTCATCATCGAAGAAAACGAGGAAGACGCCATTGCCGAGCAGGAGAAAATCCAGCAGGAGCATTACCTGCAACTGAAAAACAAGGCCATCTACACCGGCATACTCACCGCGCCCATCGTGGTGCTGGGCATGTTTTTCATGAACTGGACTTATGCGAACTACATCATGCTCGCCCTGACAATCCCCGTGCTCTTCATTTACGGCCGGGGATTTTTCGTGAATGCCTGGAACCAGGCGCGGCACCGGAAGGCTAATATGGACACGCTCGTGGCGCTCAGCACCGGTGTAGCATTCCTTTTCAGCACGTTCAACACCTTTTTTCCGGCGTTCTGGCACGCGCGCGGCCTGCACCCGCATGTGTATTTCGAAGCATCGGCGGTGATCGCCTTTTTCATTTTGTTGGGTAAACTGATGGAAGAACGCGCCAAGTCGAACACTTCGGACGCATTGAAAAAACTCATTGGCCTGCAACCTAAAACGGTGAAAGTGTACCGCGACGGCGCTGAAACCGAAATCCCGGTCCGCGAGGTGCGGCTGGGCGACGAGGTCATTATCCGCTCCGGCGAGAAAATCCCAGTGGACGGCACCGTGGCGAGCGGAAGTTCGTTCGTGGACGAGAGCCTGATGACCGGAGAGCCCATTCCCGCCGAAAAGAAGCCCGGCGACAGTGTTTTTGCAGGGACGATTAACCAAACCGGCAGCTTCACATTCACGGCCGAAAAAGTCGGAAAGCAAACCGTCCTGGCGCAGATCATCAAAACCGTCCAGGCCGCGCAAGGCAGTAAGGCACCCGTGCAACGGCTCGCCGACCGCATTGCCGGGATATTCGTTCCGGTGGTGATCGGCATTGCGATGCTCACATTCGTGGCCTGGCTTGTGTGGGGTGGGGAAAATGCCATTACACACGCCATGCTCACAGCGGTGTCGGTACTCGTGATCGCCTGCCCGTGCGCCCTGGGCCTCGCCACCCCTACCGCGATGATGGTGGGCGTGGGCAAGGGAGCCGAAAACAACATCCTCATTCGCGACGCGGAAAGCCTTGAAAAGGCGTACAAAGTGGACGCCGTCATACTCGACAAAACCGGGACACTGACCGAAGGCCGACCCCAGGTGACCGATTGGAAATGGGCAGCTTCCGTCCAAAACCAGCCGCAGCATTCGGCGGCCGTGAAAGCCCTCGAATCCCGCTCGGAGCACCCGCTTGCCACGGCGATCGTCCAGCATGTCGACACCGCAGGGCAACCGGAAGTTACCCGTTTCGAATCGCTGACGGGCAGCGGCATCCGTGGCGTCGTTGCGGGCAATGCCTATTCCATTGGAACATTTCAATTTCTTGAAAAAGAAGGCGTGCGGCTCGATGCTGCACTGCAATCCGCCTATGACACACTCACGGCACAGGCCAAAACCGTGATCGGAATCGCCATTAACGGTCAGCATGCTGGCCTGGTAGCAATCGCCGACCAGTTGAAACCGACCTCGCGCGAGGCGGTAGCACGGCTTCGCGGGCAGGGGATCGAGGTACATATGCTCACCGGCGACAATGCGCAAACCGCCGCTGCTGTGGCATTCCAGGTCGGCATCGACAGCTTCCGGGCGGAAGTGAAGCCGGACGACAAAATGCAGTTCGTCCAAAAACTGCAATCCGCCGGAAAAACGGTAGCGATGGTAGGCGACGGCATCAACGACTCGCAAGCCCTCGCGCAGGCGGACGTAAGTGTAGCAATGGGCAAGGGTTCAGACATCGCAATGGACGTCGCCAAGATGACCCTCATCACCTCCGACCTGCTCGCATTGCCCAAAGCATTGACCTTATCCCGAAAAACAGTAGTAACGATCAGGCAAAATCTGTTCTGGGCCTTCATCTACAACCTCATCGGTATCCCGATCGCCGCCGGCGCCCTCTACCCTCTCAACGGCTTCCTCCTCGACCCAATGATCGCCGGCGGAGCTATGGCACTCAGCTCGGTATCGGTGGTGATGAATAGTTTGCGGCTGAAAGGCAGCCGGCTGTAACCCAAAAACTCTGCAACGCCTTCCCACAATTCTGTAATGCGTCCCCGAAATGGGTTACCGATATTTGTAAAACAATTTAACACATAGCATCCCGGGCGGGGCCCGGTTTTTAGTAACATGGAAACTTTGAAATTTAAGACCAATATCAAATGCGGCGGATGTGTGGCTGCCGTTACGCCCTTCCTGAATGGCGATGAGCATGTGGAAAACTGGGCCGTTGACCTCGAAAGTGCCGACCGCGTGCTGAAAGTCGAAACGAGCCATTCTCCGCAGGAAATCCAGGAGCTGATCAAAAAGGCCGGCTATGTAGCCGAGAAAATCGCCTGATAATTAGTATTTTTGGCCCGGAACAAACATTTCGGGCCAAAGCCGGAAACATTTGCGAGCAAGATTCCAATGAAAAACAAACTGCATAGATCGATCACCATCCTGATGGCCATTCTGGTTCTGCTCAGCAGCACCGGATTTGTGCTGACAGTGCGCCAATGCGCGATGATGGGGGGCAAATCCATGCAGCTTGCCGGCAAAGCCAAAGACAGTTCATGCAAACCCAAAGTCGCTTCGTCGTGCTGTGCCAAAAGTGCGGCGATGAAAATGGCTAAGGGCGCTTCCCTCGAAAAAACAGCCTGCTGCAAAGAGAGCCAGAAGCTCGAAAAGCTGGAAATCGCTTCGGTAGATTCGCAGCTGCTCGCGAAATTGCTCAAATCGGTAGCGACCGCCGTTACGTGGTCGGTAACCCGCTTCCAGTTCATCCAGGCCGAATGGGCCGTCCCGGCCGCACCATTCTCCCCCGACATATCCTTCACATCCCGTCTTCATGGGAGAAGTATGCTCGTTTTTGTACAGTCATTTTTGATTTGATACCATTGAATAACAGCCATTAAGCAACAGCCAGCGCATTTTCGTCGCCTGCTTTTGCTGCAAGTCTATTATTCCAATGAATGCGTCAAATCATGAATAAATACCTTTTGGGAGGACTGCTCACGCTGCTTTGCTCCTCCATTTACGCACAACGTATAACTGGGTCGGTCAACGAACAGCAACCGCAAACCAAAAACCTGACCCCGATCACCGGCGCCAATGTGTACTGGTCCGGAACCACGCAGGCGACCGCCACCGATGAAAACGGGCGGTTCAGCATTCCGCGGTCGGCGCAGTCGGCGCTGCTGGTGGTGAGCTTCGTCGGCTTCCGGAACGACACCATTAAAATCGGTCAGGAAAGCGAATTGCAGGTCGTTCTGCAAAGCGACCAAACGCTCGACGAGGTGACTGTACGCGCCGGAAATACCTCCATCGACCGCCTTTCTCCTCATCAAACCGAAATCATCACCACCCGCGCACTCGCCAAGGCCGCCTGCTGCAACCTTTCCGAAAGTTTCGAAACCAATGCATCAGTATCGGTATCTTACAGCGATGCCGTGACGGGCTCCAAGCAGATCCAGATGCTGGGTTTGAACGGCACGTACATCCAGACGAACGTCGAGAATATCCCCTCGATCCGCGGCCTGGCGTCTACTTTCGGGCTTAACTTCGTGCCCGGAACGTGGATTCAGTCGATCGACGTCGGCAAAGGCGCGGGTTCCGTCGTCAACGGCTACGAGTCGATGACGGGGCAGATCAATGTGGAACTTCAAAAACCGGATACGCACGAAAAGCTTTATCTGAACACCTACGTCAACAACTTCGGCCGCGCCGAAGTGAACCTGAACCTCGCCCACCAGCTCAACGAAAAATGGAGCACCGGGCTGCTCACACACGGCAGCACCCTGCGCAACCGCGTCGACAAAAATGGCGACGGCTTCCTCGACCTTCCGCTTTACGCGCAGTACAATGCCATTAACCGGTGGAAATACCAGGGCAACAAGATGATGGCGCAGTTTGGCGTGAAGGCACTTTATGAAGACCGGCTAGGCGGCCAGAAGGATTTCGAACGCGAAATGAAAGGCACAACGCAGGCTTACGGCTTCGGTGCGAAGGTGAACCGCTATGAGTTTTTCTCAAAAATCGCACGACTGTTTCCTGAGCAACCCTACAAAGGGCTCGGCCTGATCCTGAATGCTTCGCTGCATGATTCGAAATCGTATTTCGGCCTCAGCAACTACGACGGCACGCAGAAGACACTTTACGGAAACCTGATTTATCAGTCGATCATCGGCAATACGAATCATTCCTATAAAACCGGGATCAGCTATATGCTCGACAATTATGACGAGGTTTATAAGAATATCCGCCTGAAAAGAAACGAATCGGTGCCGGGGGCATTCTTTGAATATACCTATAACCACCTCGACAAATTTGTGATGGTAGCCGGAGGACGCGTCGATTTTCACAACCTCTACGGCACGCAATGGACCCCGCGCCTGCATTTGAAATACAGCCTCACCGACCAAACTACCCTGCGGGCGTCGGCCGGGCGTGGATTCAGGGTCGCCAATCCGCTGGCCGAATACTATGGTAACCTCGTGAGTTCCCGCAATGTGACATTCCGTGAAGCCATCCGCCCCGAAGTGTCGTGGAACTACGGCGCCAGCGTGACACAGGAATTCAAACTTGGCGAAATGAGCGGAAGTTTTATCATGGATTTTTACCGCACCGATTTTGAAAACCAGCTCGTTGCCGATATGGAAGATCCGCGTTACATTCGCTTCTACAACCTTGAAGGCAAGGCTTACGCCAACAGCTTCCAGGCCGAAGCCAACCTGACGCCCATCAAGCGCTTTGAACTGAAACTGGCCTACCGGCTTTTCGATGTGAAACAGACGATCCGCGACGTGTACGACGCCAGCACATTGCAGCCGCGCATGATGGTGAGCCGCGATAGGGTGCTGTTCAATGCCGGGTATGCGCTGCCTTACGATAAATGGAAGTTCGACGCCACGGTGCAATGGAACGGCAAGCGCCGGCTTCCGTACATGGGCCATGTGCCCGATCACCACGTTCCCAACAACCTGAGATCGACCATGTCGCCGTCATTTTACAACCTGAATGCACAGATTACCCGCACATTCCCGAAATGGGATATTTACCTCGGAGGTGAAAATCTGGCCAATTTCCGTCAGAAAGATCCGATCATGGGTGCTAAGGACCCATTCGGTCAGCATTTCGATGCCGGCATGGCATGGGGGCCCGTCGTAGGGCGAATGATTTATGCAGGAATGCGTTATAAGATTATCCGGTAATTTTTTGAGGGAGAATGGAGGAAATGGAGAATCAATAGGGGTTTAGACATTTGAATATGAAATTATATATCAAAAATATGGTGTGCGACCGCTGCAAGCGGGTGGTCCGTGAGGAACTGAACGGGCTGGGCATTGACCTGACTTTTGTGGAGCTGGGCGAGGTGGAAACGGTGGCCGAAGTGGACGCCGATAAGCTGAAAGAAGTGCGAACGGTGCTGGAAAACAATGGGTTTGAGCTGCTCGACGACCGCCGGCTGGCGCTGGTGGAGCATATTAAAACGCTGGTGATCGACGAAGTTCAGAACCTGAAAGGAAACAAACCGGCGCAGAAGAATTTTTCGGATTACCTGTCTGAAAAAATTGGCTACGAATACTCGTACCTGAGCAACTTGTTCTCTTCCGAAACCGGGCAAACGATCGAGCAATACATCATTGCGCAAAAAGTAGAGAAAGTGAAGGAATGGCTCTCCTACAACGAGCTGACATTGAGCGAAATAGCATGGCGACTCTCATACAGCAGCACCGCGCACCTGAGCAACCAGTTCAAGAAAGTGACCGGCATGACGCCCGGCGAATTCAAAAAAGGCACCGCCCAGCGCACTTCCCTGGACCAGGTCGGCCAGTAATGGAGCTTTAATTTTTACATTAATATAAAAAAAGAATACCAAGGACTTACTAAACTTCAACTGTATGAACAAAGTCATTATCGCTTCCCTTCTGCTGCTGTCGGCAGCCTGTACGGGAAACAAATCTGAAAAAGAGGCCGCCACCGAAACACATGCCGTAAGCGAAAAAAAATACGCGTGCCCGATGCAATGTGAAGGAGACAAAACCTACGCGGAGGAGGGTAAATGCCCGGTTTGCAAGATGGATTTACAGGAAGTGGCAATGGCAGAAACCGATTCAACAGCACATCAACATTGATTCAAAAACCTGATTATATATCATGAAAAAGACCATTTTAAGCCTCGTAACGGCCCTTTTCCTGGGCCTGAATATCGTCTTCGCCGACGGGACCAAAGAAGTAAAAATCAAGACCTCGGCCATTTGCGAAATGTGTAAAGTACGGCTCGAACGCAACCTCGGACTGTCGAAAGGTATCAAAGAATCCAATCTTGACCTTTCTAACAAGGTGATCACCGTGAAATACAACCCGGATAAAACCACCCCGGAGGCGATCAAAGCGACGATTAACAAAACCGGCTACGATGCCGATGAGCTGCCTGCCAACCAGAAAGCGCACGACAAACTTCCCAGCTGCTGCCGTAAAACCGCAAAAGCACACTAATCACCAACATTCTTCATCATGCTTCTCAACAAACTTCTTATCACGACGGCCGCCGGAATGGCGGCCGTCGCTACGGCGGGTGCCGTTCTCCCTGCATTCGCGCAGCACGAACACCACCAGAAGCCTGCGAAAGACACTGTCAGCCATGAAAACCATGACATGAAAAGCATGGATCATGCCCAAATGGACCATTCGGGCAAGCCGCACATGACCCACAGCTTTTCGCTCAGCCTGCCCATGACCCGCAATGGCTCGGGTACGGGCTGGCAGCCGGACGCCACACCCATGTACGCCTACATGAAGCACGGCAGCAAATGGAACTACATGCTCCACGGCAGCATTTTCCTCCGCTATACCGCCCAAAACTTCAATAATGACGGCAAAAAAGGCTCCGATTCGAAGTTCAGCGTGCCCAACTGGTTTATGGGAATGGCCCAGCGGCAGGTCGGCAAAAATGGCTTGCTAAACCTCCGCGCCATGGTTTCCCTCGACCGCATTTTCGACGGAGGCGCGGGTTATCCGCTGCTATTTCAATCCGGCGAGAGCTGGAAAGGCCGGCCGCTTATCGACCGGCAGCACCCCCACGACCTGTTTTCGGAGCTGTCCATCGGCTACACCCAACGCATTAGCGACAAGGTCGACCTGACGATCTACGCGGGCTACCCCGGCGAGCCGGCACTGGGGCCGACGGCATTTATGCACCGGATGTCGGCATTCAACAACCCCGACGCCGTGCTCGGTCACCATTGGCAGGACGCCACCCACATTACATTCGGCGTGGTCACGGCGGGCATCCGCTACGGGAAGTTCAAACTGGAAGGTTCCTCATTCACCGGCCGCGAGCCCGACGAGAACCGCTTCGATTTCGACAAGCCGCGCTTCAATTCTTACAGCTACCGGCTGCTCTTTAACCCGTCGGCCAACTGGGCATTGCAGGCGTCGCGCGGATTTATCAAAAGCCCCGAGCCCCGCGAACCCGATGAAGACGTGAACCGCACGACGGCTTCCGTGCAGCATTCGGGTAATCTGGGTGGCAAAAACAGGTGGATATCCTCCACGGTCGTTTGGGGCCTGAACGACGCCGGTGCGCACCATAAGGAGCATTCTTTACTCGCCGAATCCAATGTACAACTGGATAAATGGGCAGTTTACGGACGTTATGAATGGGTGCAAAAAAGCGTTGGCGAACTCGGGTTGGAAACAACTCTGGGTGAGCTGGGATTTGAAACACTGCCCGTTTCAATGTATTCGGTGGGTGTGAACCGGCAGATCGCCTCGTTCGGCAACACGCTTTTGCAGGCGGGCGGGCAGCTGAGTTTGTACAAACCCGACCGTCCGCTGGAAGCCGCATATGGCAAAACACCACTTTCAGGACAAGTTTACCTGCGCATTACCCCCGGGCTCATGCGTATGTAAGCGGGCTTTTTTTAGTAGTTTTGGGTTTAATTTAAATAAAACCTACTGCCGTGGCCTGGTACCATACCTATTTCAAAGGACTTCCGCAACGCGCCTGGAAACTGCACCAGGACGAAGAATACACCGATTACGAGGTCGATTTCCTGCGCGATGTGCTTGAAATAACCCCCGAAAGCAAGGTACTCGACCTGCTCGCAGGCTACGGCCGGCATGCATTGCCGCTCGCCGCGCAAGGCACCGCATTGACGTGCATCGACATTTCGCAGGAATATTGTGAGGAGTTGCAGAACATCAGCAGCCAGCAACAGCTCCCCGTGGAGGTGATTTGCGCGGATGTACTCAACTACACCCTGCCGGAAGCGCACTTCGACGCCGCGTATTGCTTTGGAAACAGTTTCAGTTTCTTTCCGAGGGCGGAAATGCAGCAGTTTATCCACCAAATGGCATCGGCGCTGAAAGCCTTCGCCCACGTGGCGATCCACACCGAAAACCTCGCAGAAAGCATCCTGCCCAACTTCCAGGCACGCAACTGGATGCCGGTGCAGGAAGATATCGTTTACCTCGCCGAAAACGAGTACCGGGCTGAAGGCGGCTACATTGAAGCGGAGCAGACATTCATCGCCGGCTCCGAAAAGGTGACCCACAGCGTGCGCCAGCACATTTACACGCTTGGCGAATTGACCTACATGTTCGAACTCGCCGGGCTCACCGTGGTGGGCACATTCAGCAACCTGGAAGCCGATCCGTTCATGCTCGGCGACGAGCAGCTGTACCTCGTGGCGCGCAAGGGCTGATCAATGCGGCAGCCTGGCGCGCATCAGGCCATACACCCACGTACCCGCAATGGCGCTCAGCAAGGTAACCGCCACCGCCGCGTAACCCGCGCCTATCTGAGCGAACAAGGGCCCCGGGCAAGCACCGGTAATAGCCCAGCCGATGCCGAAAAGTATGCCGCCGTAGATCTGGCCTTTGTCGAAAACCTTGTCGGCAATGGACACGGTTTCGCCGGATATTGTTTTGATATTGAACTTCCTGATCAGCCACACCGAAAGCAAGCCCACGCCCACCGCCGAGCCGATCACGCCGTACATATGAAACGAATCGAGCCGGAACATTTCCTGAATGCGAAACCAGGAAACGATTTCGGCTTTAAGGAAAACAATGCCGAAAATGATGCCTACTACAAGGTATTTGAGGTTTGAAATAAATCCTTCGGCGGTATGCTGGCGGTTGGCACCGTCACAGCCGTCCATTTGGATACCGTCAAAATCGGGATGCTCCGTCTCCGTGTAGGCCGCATGTTGCGTACTTTTCTCCATGACTAGATTTGATTAAATGCATTGACTGTCTTGCACTTATAATGCAAGGCTAAGTAGAAAGGGCAGCAGCAAATGCGTGCAGGCAAACCCGCCGATCATAAAGCTCACCGTCGCGACCAGCGATGGCCATTGCAGATTAGACAGCCCCATAATCGCATGTCCCGACGTGCAACCACCCGCATAACGCGTGCCGAAGCCTACCAAAAAGCCACCTACTACGAAGAATATCAATCCTTTCCATGTGAATACATTGGAGATCGAGAAAATGTCGGCCGGCATCAGTCCCGAAAAATCGGAAACACCCAGGGCGGCCAGCGTTTGCCGGGTATCGTCGGCGACGACGATGGCATCCGGGTTGCCCAATGCAAAATTTCCTACAAACCCACCAATCGCGATTCCTGCCACGAAAAACAGGTTCCAGGCCTCTTTCCGCCAGTTGTATTTAAAAAACGGCAGCCCGGCCGGTATCACCGCCGCACAGATATGCCGCAATGACGACGAAATCCCAAACGACTTGTTCCCCAGCAAAAGCAACACCGGCACCGTAAGGCCGATCAACGGCCCCGCCACATACCACGGCCAGGGCCTTTTGAGAAGTTCGATTAAATCCATTTGCTATTAATTAGATAGATATAATATACTAATCGAGTAAAATTTTCTAGACCTTGTTGGGATTGCGCAATTTTATTAATCCAATACCAGAAAAATCGATTTCATTATCGGTGAGCAAGGTAAGGTCATAGACGATAGCAGTTGCAGCTATAATGGCATCGGGCGTTCGAATCTTCTTTTCGCGCCTTAATTTAATGCACATTTCCACAACCTCGGGCGTTAGTCCAAAAACCGAACTGTCGTTGATAAATTCGCCGATTCGCACCTCAAATCCTCCCTTCTATGATAACAGTTCAATTTGAGTAATCACGGATATCTGCGGTATTGAATCAACCACAGAATCCAGCAACCGCCCACCTTCCGGAGGTAGCAGACCTGACAAGTATTTCGAAACAATGTTAGTATCGATCAAATATTGCCCCATTCGCTCCGGACCTGATTAACATGATGAATAAGCTCTTCACCGGCTTCGCGTGGCAGGATTCCCTTGTATTTCTCGGACAACCTCGTTTTCGTCGGCTCGCGGCCATCGTGCAAACGAATGATGTCCATTGCCTCCAAATCCTTTAACAACTGTAACGCATTCTTATGCGTGAGCTCGACAAGCAGCGTTTCCATAAAAACTACCTTTTGATTTTCCCTAATCTACAAATATTCACTCAAAAATCACGCCTCGGTGAGGACTGGGACGTTGGTTTTGGATACTGCGCCGTAGCCGCCTTCGATATTGACTACGTCGTCGATGCCGCGTGATTTGAGGATGGAGGCGGCGACCATCGACCGGTAGCCTCCGGCGCAATGGATGTGCAGCTTCCGGTCTTTCGGGAATTCGGGCATGAGGTCGTTGATATAGTCCAGCGGCAGGTTTCGCGCGCCTTGAATGTGCCCCGAGGCAAACTCGTCGGGCTTGCGGACGTCGATCACTTCCAGGTCACCCGCAGGGTACCGGTCGGCAAATTCTTCCGCACTGACGGACTCGACCTGATCAATTTCCTTACCGGCTTTTTTCCAGGCTTCAAACCCGCCATTGAGATAGCCGATTGTATAATCATAACCCACCCGCGCGAGCCGCGTCACTACTTCTTCTTCCCTGCCCGGCTCGGTCACGATGAGCAGCTGCTGTTTCAGATCGGGGATCAATGCCCCTACCCAGGGCGCGAAACTGCCTTCAATACCGATGTTGATAGAATTTGGGATAAAACCTTCGGCAAAATCGCCTGGCTTGCGGGTATCGAGGATCAATGCGCCGGTATTGTTGGCCTTCGCCTCAAATGCCTCCGGCGAAAATGCCTGATGCCCCCGTTCGAGCACGTCGTCGATGCTCTCGTAGCCGTCGCGGTTCATTTTTACGTTTTCAGGGAAATATTGCGGCGGTTCTGTAAGGCCGGCGGTGACTTCGTGGATGAACTCTTCCTTCGTCATATCGGCCCGCAATGCGTAATTGAAGCGCTTTTGATTACCCAGCGTGTCGGAAGTTTCCTTGCTCATATTCTTCCCGCACGCCGAACCGGCACCGTGTGCCGGGTAAACGATCACATCGTCGGGTAACGGCATGATTTTCGAGCGGAGGCTGTCGAAGAGGATACCGGCGAGGTCGTCCATGGTGAGGTCGCCCTTTTGAGCAAGATCCGGACGGCCTACATCGCCGATAAACAATGTATCGCCGGAAAACAGCGCTACCGGCCTGCCCGATTCATCCAGCAACAAATAACTGGTGGATTCCATCGTGTGCCCCGGTGTATGCAAGGCGCGAATCACGACGTCGCCGAGTTTGAACTCTTCCCCGTCGGTGGCAATATGCGCCTTAAAACCGGTTTGTGCGCCGGGGCCATACACGATTTCCGCGCCCGTTTTTTCGGCCAGGTCAAGGTGGCCCGACACAAAGTCTGCATGAAAATGCGTCTCAAATACATACTTGATCTGCGCCCCGGTTTTTTCGGCTTTCTGAATGTATGGCGCCACTTCACGCAATGGGTCGATGACAGCGGCTTCGCCGTTTGAAACAATAAAGTAAGCGCCCTGCGCCAGGCATCCGGTATATATTTGCTCTATTTTCATGTTGCTGATGTTTTATCGTGGTAAGGTAATGACGGGTAGTCGCCAGGTGTGATCAATAATAGTCAAGTTTTGCCACATATGAGTGGATTTTGGCTTAAAACATAGACCACACCCGACGTCTCCCTACTTGCGCCTCAGCATTTCGAGGCAATAACGTATCGCGATCAGACTATGCCTGAACATTGCTATTACAAAAAGACTTCCCCGAATAATTCCCGGCATAATCAGACTTTAACGACCTTCCATCCCCCAAGGCGGAACCGCCAGATGCCCAGCATCGCCAGCACCGACTCCGCAATAGGTACCGCAGCAAAAACGCCCACCGGCCCGAAATCCAGGATAACGGCCAGTACATACGCAGTCGGGATCTGTACCGTCCAGAATGCGATCAGGTTGAGAACCGTTGGGGTTTGGGTATCGCCCGCGCCATTCAGCGACTGGATCACCACCATCCCGTAGGCATAAAACCCGTAGCCCAAGCAAAGCACCCGCAATGCCAGTTTCCCGGTTTCGACCACCTGGGGCTGCGAGCTGAACAATCCGACAATCGCTTCGGCGCCGATAAACATGACCACCGCCAGCCCCGCCAGGAACATCAGGTTAAACGAAGCACATTTCCACACCGAAGCCTCTGCCCGGTCGGGCTTGTTTGCACCGAGATTCTGGCCCACCAGCGTAGCCGCCGCATTGGCAAGCCCCCACGCCGGCAGCAACGTGAACATGATCACGCGGATGGCAATGGTGTAACCCGCCACCACATCGCTACCGAATTCGGACAGAATGCGCGTAAGGAAAATCCAGCTCGCGGAGCCGATCAGGAACTGTACAGTGCCCCCAGTGGCTACCTTGACGATCGCCGTGATGGTTTCCATATTTGGTTTAAGATCCTCCCACAACAAACCCAGCGCCCGATTTCCCTTTACGAGCGAAAACAGCTGATAACCCACACCGATCGTCCGCCCGGTGGCCGTAGCCAATGCCGCGCCGGTTACGCCCAGCTCGGGAAACGGCCCGACGCCAAAAATGAGGAGCGGCCCTAAAAGCATGTTGAAACCATTGGCGATCATCAGCGAGCGCATGGCCGTTGCCGCCGCACCCGCGCCCCGCAAAGCGCCGCTCAGTGAATACAAAAGCACCACCACCGGACTGCTCAGAAACTGAATGCGCGCAAAATTGGTACCCGTTTCGATCACCTTCTGATCGGCGCCCATCATGCGCAGGATATCACCGGCCAGCCAGAAACCGATCAGCGCCGTGACAGAAGAAACCGCCAGCGAAATGAAAATGACCTGGCCTACCGCA includes:
- a CDS encoding heavy-metal-associated domain-containing protein produces the protein METLKFKTNIKCGGCVAAVTPFLNGDEHVENWAVDLESADRVLKVETSHSPQEIQELIKKAGYVAEKIA
- a CDS encoding TonB-dependent receptor, which codes for MNKYLLGGLLTLLCSSIYAQRITGSVNEQQPQTKNLTPITGANVYWSGTTQATATDENGRFSIPRSAQSALLVVSFVGFRNDTIKIGQESELQVVLQSDQTLDEVTVRAGNTSIDRLSPHQTEIITTRALAKAACCNLSESFETNASVSVSYSDAVTGSKQIQMLGLNGTYIQTNVENIPSIRGLASTFGLNFVPGTWIQSIDVGKGAGSVVNGYESMTGQINVELQKPDTHEKLYLNTYVNNFGRAEVNLNLAHQLNEKWSTGLLTHGSTLRNRVDKNGDGFLDLPLYAQYNAINRWKYQGNKMMAQFGVKALYEDRLGGQKDFEREMKGTTQAYGFGAKVNRYEFFSKIARLFPEQPYKGLGLILNASLHDSKSYFGLSNYDGTQKTLYGNLIYQSIIGNTNHSYKTGISYMLDNYDEVYKNIRLKRNESVPGAFFEYTYNHLDKFVMVAGGRVDFHNLYGTQWTPRLHLKYSLTDQTTLRASAGRGFRVANPLAEYYGNLVSSRNVTFREAIRPEVSWNYGASVTQEFKLGEMSGSFIMDFYRTDFENQLVADMEDPRYIRFYNLEGKAYANSFQAEANLTPIKRFELKLAYRLFDVKQTIRDVYDASTLQPRMMVSRDRVLFNAGYALPYDKWKFDATVQWNGKRRLPYMGHVPDHHVPNNLRSTMSPSFYNLNAQITRTFPKWDIYLGGENLANFRQKDPIMGAKDPFGQHFDAGMAWGPVVGRMIYAGMRYKIIR
- a CDS encoding heavy-metal-associated domain-containing protein, encoding MKKTILSLVTALFLGLNIVFADGTKEVKIKTSAICEMCKVRLERNLGLSKGIKESNLDLSNKVITVKYNPDKTTPEAIKATINKTGYDADELPANQKAHDKLPSCCRKTAKAH
- a CDS encoding heavy metal-binding domain-containing protein encodes the protein MNKVIIASLLLLSAACTGNKSEKEAATETHAVSEKKYACPMQCEGDKTYAEEGKCPVCKMDLQEVAMAETDSTAHQH
- a CDS encoding helix-turn-helix domain-containing protein, producing MKLYIKNMVCDRCKRVVREELNGLGIDLTFVELGEVETVAEVDADKLKEVRTVLENNGFELLDDRRLALVEHIKTLVIDEVQNLKGNKPAQKNFSDYLSEKIGYEYSYLSNLFSSETGQTIEQYIIAQKVEKVKEWLSYNELTLSEIAWRLSYSSTAHLSNQFKKVTGMTPGEFKKGTAQRTSLDQVGQ
- a CDS encoding heavy metal translocating P-type ATPase; the protein is MEATTDIKKITLPVTGMSCAACAVSVESMLGHTKGVSDAAVNYANQSVAVSYDPDLIDLPEMDRVLQSIGYGLIIEENEEDAIAEQEKIQQEHYLQLKNKAIYTGILTAPIVVLGMFFMNWTYANYIMLALTIPVLFIYGRGFFVNAWNQARHRKANMDTLVALSTGVAFLFSTFNTFFPAFWHARGLHPHVYFEASAVIAFFILLGKLMEERAKSNTSDALKKLIGLQPKTVKVYRDGAETEIPVREVRLGDEVIIRSGEKIPVDGTVASGSSFVDESLMTGEPIPAEKKPGDSVFAGTINQTGSFTFTAEKVGKQTVLAQIIKTVQAAQGSKAPVQRLADRIAGIFVPVVIGIAMLTFVAWLVWGGENAITHAMLTAVSVLVIACPCALGLATPTAMMVGVGKGAENNILIRDAESLEKAYKVDAVILDKTGTLTEGRPQVTDWKWAASVQNQPQHSAAVKALESRSEHPLATAIVQHVDTAGQPEVTRFESLTGSGIRGVVAGNAYSIGTFQFLEKEGVRLDAALQSAYDTLTAQAKTVIGIAINGQHAGLVAIADQLKPTSREAVARLRGQGIEVHMLTGDNAQTAAAVAFQVGIDSFRAEVKPDDKMQFVQKLQSAGKTVAMVGDGINDSQALAQADVSVAMGKGSDIAMDVAKMTLITSDLLALPKALTLSRKTVVTIRQNLFWAFIYNLIGIPIAAGALYPLNGFLLDPMIAGGAMALSSVSVVMNSLRLKGSRL